In the Arachis ipaensis cultivar K30076 chromosome B10, Araip1.1, whole genome shotgun sequence genome, one interval contains:
- the LOC107620690 gene encoding uncharacterized protein LOC107620690, whose protein sequence is MDDIPEKYGDPGPCLVTCTIDGVQSVDCMCDLGACVSIMPLSVYEVLKLLPLKQSATQFVLADKSIISVVDIAEDVLVSIKGLDFPIDFHNLKMPPSDSGRTSSILLGRPFLKTSRFKLDVFSGAYSFEIDGREVSFNLDEAMRHPPEDHSIFRCDLIDNVVAKVHQDDFHGKSMIQDPSVGSSHVCEEDTLPHSVLPDDQVPNHEPSADLKPLPTHLKYAFLEENQKFSVIIAGELTSQQEKKLLNVLRRNKKAIG, encoded by the coding sequence ATGGATGATATACCGGAAAAATATGGTGACCCCGGTCCTTGCCTAGTGACTTGCACCATAGATGGGGTACAATCtgttgattgcatgtgtgatctTGGTGCTTGTGTGAGCATTATGCCTTTGTCTGTTTATGAGGTCTTGAAGCTTCTACCATTGAAACAGTCGGCCACCCAGTTTGTTTTGGCGGATAAAAGCATAATTTCTGTGGTAGATATTGCGGAGGATGTTCTAGTGAGTATAAAGGGGTTGGACTTCCCAATTGATTTTCATAATCTTAAGATGCCCCCTAGTGACTCCGGGAGGACATCATCTATCTTACTTGGGAGACCGTTCTTGAAGACCTCCCGGTTCAAATTGGATGTATTTTCGGGTGCTTACTCGTTTGAGATCGATGGAAGAGAAGTGAGTTTTAAtcttgatgaagccatgagacacccaccggaggatcattctatcttccGGTGTGATTTGATTGATAATGTTGTGGCCAAAGTTCACCAAGATGATTTTCATGGAAAGAGTATGATTCAAGACCCAAGTGTGGGGAGTTCCCATGTATGTGAAGAAGACACCTTACCACATTCGGTGCTACCGGATGATCAAGTGCCTAACCATGAACCAAGTGCAGATTTGAAGCCACTCCCAACCCACCTAAAATATGCCTTTCTTGAGGAGAACCAAAAGTTCTCGGTGATAATTGCAGGGGAGCTTACCTCCCAACAGGAGAAGAAGTTGCTTAATGTCTTGAGGAGGAACAAGAAGGCCATTGGGTAG